In a single window of the Campylobacter hyointestinalis subsp. lawsonii genome:
- a CDS encoding lipid-binding SYLF domain-containing protein, whose translation MKKIFLILALFCSFVFCDDELLLDSANAYKVVLKANSSIPVSSLVEKSSAVVILPKFVKVGFIIGGSIGKGVMMVKNADSWMPIGVKMGGGSLGFQIGYEDSYLVIFVLKNSIVQDIKDAKFTISADASASFNNVGANAGKLSDFTFSDDIYAYSNNSGYFAGAKLGGYAISVDKKIKFDTNSYGFNALIEALNVSF comes from the coding sequence TTGAAAAAAATATTTTTGATTTTGGCTTTGTTTTGCAGTTTTGTTTTCTGTGATGATGAGTTGCTTTTAGATAGCGCAAATGCTTATAAAGTCGTGTTAAAAGCGAATTCTAGCATACCTGTTTCTAGTCTTGTGGAAAAATCAAGTGCTGTGGTGATTTTACCTAAATTTGTAAAAGTTGGATTTATAATCGGTGGTAGCATCGGAAAAGGCGTTATGATGGTTAAAAATGCAGATTCTTGGATGCCTATAGGTGTTAAAATGGGTGGTGGTAGTCTAGGGTTTCAGATAGGTTATGAAGATAGCTATTTGGTTATTTTTGTACTTAAAAATAGTATAGTTCAAGATATAAAAGATGCTAAATTTACGATAAGTGCCGATGCTTCTGCTAGCTTTAATAATGTTGGTGCAAATGCTGGCAAATTAAGCGATTTTACATTTTCTGATGATATTTATGCCTATTCAAACAATAGTGGTTATTTTGCAGGAGCAAAGCTTGGCGGATACGCTATAAGCGTCGATAAAAAGATTAAATTTGATACTAATTCATATGGATTTAATGCTTTGATAGAAGCTTTAAATGTTTCTTTTTAG